The following proteins are encoded in a genomic region of Montipora foliosa isolate CH-2021 chromosome 10, ASM3666993v2, whole genome shotgun sequence:
- the LOC137973706 gene encoding uncharacterized protein isoform X2 has translation MEFIPTQSGSYHYATLNPRHFNPFDCDGDFKNIGSSRDADSLANHICSKLEGLKQVATTENTVEDRNKAPEKRKLTPLYASVQPTKKQKVVEESSCVKGIMERCNECQFDNKTYFIPVKCLVMPPKERQIRTVDDRFLKDLIKSMEELPSGNYEALFVLVKGIKNKEEFNVDKVEQHEYEVLGGTHVMLATKQLNEMYPDNQSFQGRVARIYIGLSDQEALWLGAMHNNTGAFRHQLTYRDEVEISRTQLFLPIQDCTGEPPQPSDSWRDMCASLLHKKKRILSEVFAMAQLSADGWKHFQTLNTMFENVQLKGQKAKATDIVNKGKPILKQWQLKPLCGLSNHDQNFLLEKVTSCDMSLEEMKKAASEIKLLRPIQEAIVSFFKAETWEEIADEFGHEVLPEKLLRFAVKDFE, from the exons ATGGAGTTCATTCCCACCCAAAGTGGAAGCTACCATTATGCCACACTGAATCCACGTCACTTTAATCCATTTGATTGTGACGGTGATTTCAAAAATATAGGTTCAAGCAGAGATGCAGATAGCCTTGCCAACCACATCTGCAGTAAGTTGGAAGGACTTAAGCAAGTGGCCACAACAGAGAATACTGTGGAGGATCGGAACAAAGCACCAGAAAAACGAAAACTGACTCCACTTTACGCATCTGTGCAGcccacaaaaaaacaaaaggtggTAGAAGAGTCCAGCTGTGTGAAGGGAATAATGGAACGTTGCAATGAATGCCAGTTTGATA ATAAAACCTATTTTATCCCAGTCAAATGCTTGGTAATGCCACCAAAAGAGAGGCAAATAAGAACAGTCGATGACAGATTCTTGAAGGACTTGATAAAGAGTATGGAGGAGCTTCCCTCAGGAAATTATGAAGCTCTGTTTGTGCTAGTAAAGGGTATCAAGAATAAAGAAGAGTTTAATGTAGACAAGGTGGAGCAGCATGAATATGAAGTCCTTGGTGGTACCCATGTAATGCTTGCCACCAAACAGCTCAATGAAATGTACCCAGACAACCAAAGCTTCCAAGGGCGTGTTGCCAGAATTTACATTGGCCTGTCCGATCAAGAAGCACTCTGGCTTGGTGCAATGCACAACAACACTGGCGCTTTTCGTCACCAGCTCACATACCGGGATGAG GTGGAAATTTCACGCACACAGCTGTTTTTACCTATTCAAGATTGCACTGGTGAACCACCACAGCCAAGTGATTCATGGAGAGACATGTGTGCAAGTCTCCTCCACAAGAAG AAACGAATCCTAAGTGAAGTTTTTGCCATGGCACAGCTGTCTGCAGATGGATGGAAACATTTTCAGACACTAAATACTATGTTTGAAAATGTTCAGCTGAAGGGGCAAAAGGCTAAGGCCACTGACATAGTCAACAAAGGGAAACCAATACTGAAGCAGTGGCAGTTGAAGCCTCTTTGTGGCCTTTCAAATCATGATCAAAATTTCTTGTTAGAGAAG GTGACAAGCTGTGACATGAGCTTAGAGGAAATGAAGAAGGCAGCTTCAGAAATCAAGTTACTGCGGCCAATTCAAGAGGCCATTGTGTCATTTTTTAAGGCAGAGACATGGGAAGAAATTGCAGATGAATTTGGGCATGAAGTATTACCAGAGAAGCTGCTACGGTTTGCG
- the LOC137973706 gene encoding uncharacterized protein isoform X1, translating to MGRGTETKLWCIKLSSNAAFLFKGGKRTPNFQNIVGAVATDAPATSSLCDGSSPNPKKLLKMEFIPTQSGSYHYATLNPRHFNPFDCDGDFKNIGSSRDADSLANHICSKLEGLKQVATTENTVEDRNKAPEKRKLTPLYASVQPTKKQKVVEESSCVKGIMERCNECQFDNKTYFIPVKCLVMPPKERQIRTVDDRFLKDLIKSMEELPSGNYEALFVLVKGIKNKEEFNVDKVEQHEYEVLGGTHVMLATKQLNEMYPDNQSFQGRVARIYIGLSDQEALWLGAMHNNTGAFRHQLTYRDEVEISRTQLFLPIQDCTGEPPQPSDSWRDMCASLLHKKKRILSEVFAMAQLSADGWKHFQTLNTMFENVQLKGQKAKATDIVNKGKPILKQWQLKPLCGLSNHDQNFLLEKVTSCDMSLEEMKKAASEIKLLRPIQEAIVSFFKAETWEEIADEFGHEVLPEKLLRFAVKDFE from the exons ATGGGAAGAGGAACAGAAACGAAGCTCTGGTGCATTAAACTGTCATCAAATGCTGCATTTTTGTTTAAAGGAGGAAAACGAACTCCTAACTTCCAAAACATCGTTGGAGCTGTAGCTACTGACGCCCCAGCGACATCGAGTTTGTGCGATGGTTCCTCCCCGAATCCAAAGAAGTTGTTGAAG ATGGAGTTCATTCCCACCCAAAGTGGAAGCTACCATTATGCCACACTGAATCCACGTCACTTTAATCCATTTGATTGTGACGGTGATTTCAAAAATATAGGTTCAAGCAGAGATGCAGATAGCCTTGCCAACCACATCTGCAGTAAGTTGGAAGGACTTAAGCAAGTGGCCACAACAGAGAATACTGTGGAGGATCGGAACAAAGCACCAGAAAAACGAAAACTGACTCCACTTTACGCATCTGTGCAGcccacaaaaaaacaaaaggtggTAGAAGAGTCCAGCTGTGTGAAGGGAATAATGGAACGTTGCAATGAATGCCAGTTTGATA ATAAAACCTATTTTATCCCAGTCAAATGCTTGGTAATGCCACCAAAAGAGAGGCAAATAAGAACAGTCGATGACAGATTCTTGAAGGACTTGATAAAGAGTATGGAGGAGCTTCCCTCAGGAAATTATGAAGCTCTGTTTGTGCTAGTAAAGGGTATCAAGAATAAAGAAGAGTTTAATGTAGACAAGGTGGAGCAGCATGAATATGAAGTCCTTGGTGGTACCCATGTAATGCTTGCCACCAAACAGCTCAATGAAATGTACCCAGACAACCAAAGCTTCCAAGGGCGTGTTGCCAGAATTTACATTGGCCTGTCCGATCAAGAAGCACTCTGGCTTGGTGCAATGCACAACAACACTGGCGCTTTTCGTCACCAGCTCACATACCGGGATGAG GTGGAAATTTCACGCACACAGCTGTTTTTACCTATTCAAGATTGCACTGGTGAACCACCACAGCCAAGTGATTCATGGAGAGACATGTGTGCAAGTCTCCTCCACAAGAAG AAACGAATCCTAAGTGAAGTTTTTGCCATGGCACAGCTGTCTGCAGATGGATGGAAACATTTTCAGACACTAAATACTATGTTTGAAAATGTTCAGCTGAAGGGGCAAAAGGCTAAGGCCACTGACATAGTCAACAAAGGGAAACCAATACTGAAGCAGTGGCAGTTGAAGCCTCTTTGTGGCCTTTCAAATCATGATCAAAATTTCTTGTTAGAGAAG GTGACAAGCTGTGACATGAGCTTAGAGGAAATGAAGAAGGCAGCTTCAGAAATCAAGTTACTGCGGCCAATTCAAGAGGCCATTGTGTCATTTTTTAAGGCAGAGACATGGGAAGAAATTGCAGATGAATTTGGGCATGAAGTATTACCAGAGAAGCTGCTACGGTTTGCG